Sequence from the Maribacter algicola genome:
TAAGTAACTCTTTTGCTACTATCTCCAAGCCGAACGCGGCTTTGATCGCTGCGGATAAAATGAACGTGGTATATCGTGGAGTTGCTAACCCAATGTCTATCTCCATACCTGGTATCCCAAATAACAAAGTAAGTGCATCCGCACCTGGTTTGAAGTCATTAGGGGGTAGCAATTATGTAATGAACCCAGGAACAGGTAGAACGGTAACGATTTCTGCTTCGGGTACTTTGCCCGATGGGCAAACAGTTTCCTCTAAATCGGAATTTAGAATTAAGGACATTCCAAGACCTGAAGGTACGATTAGCAAACAGTCCGGTAGTCTTAAATTACCAAGGGCCAACGTTGAGATCGCAACTATTGGTGCTATGTTGGATGAGTTTGATTTTGACTTGAATCTTGCCGTAAGTGGATTTAAATTCAAAGTACCAGGACAACCAACGGTTAGCGTAAACGGTAACAAGTTGGATGCTAAAGCCAAAGCGGCATTGAGACGAGCCGGAAGAGGTGATGTGGTACAGATCTTCGATATCGAGGCGTACATTACAAATAACAAAAGTTACAAGTTGAAGAAAGTTTCTCCGGTAGTTGTGGAGATAACAAACTAAAATAGTGAATATTACCGGGTAGCCTTATAAGGTTGCCCGGTTAATTTTAAAGTTAACAAGAATGAATTGGAAAAATGTATTAATAATGGGTGCGGTTACTTTATTGCCCGCCTCCATGATGGCCCAGGCCAATATCTTGAACGCTAAAAAACCACAGGAAATAGGTGTTCGTACGGAAGAGCAAAAGGCCGTAGATAACGACGCTCCCTTGGAATATGGTTACGTGGATGATAGGGACATTCTTTGGTCCAAAACACTTTGGGAAACCATAGATTTGGATGAAAGGGTAAATTTTCCACTATATTATCCTACGGATACTATGGACATTGGTAAAAACAGAAGGTCCCTATACCATGTTTTGATAAAAAGCCTTAAGGAAGGTAAGTTGGAAGCCTATGCGGATTCCTATTTTACAGAAAAAAGGACCTACAATGATCTTGCCGGTGCGTTACAATCCGTAGATACATTGGATTACGGATATGAACAAATGAATGCCGGTGAGCAGGTTTCTGCCGAATATATTACCCGTAGGAATATCACCGCCGGGGAAATTGAGGAATACCATATCAAAGGTATGTGGTACTTTGACAAAAGGCAGGGAGAGTTAAAATATCGTTTATTGGGGATAGCCCCGGTTGCTCCGGACGTAAACTTCATCGACGATGAAAACCCTGATATGGTTGAACTTTTCTGGATATGGTACCCAGATGCCCGTGAAATATTGCATGAGGCCAAGGTCTTTAACCAGCAAAATTCCGCACAACCCATCTCTTTTGATATGTTGTTGAACGCAAGAAGGTTTAATGCTGTCATCTATAAAGAAGATAATGTGCATGGTGACCGTAAGGTCAGTGATTACATTGCGGACAATGCGCTTTTCCAATTATTGGAAGCAAAACGTATCAAAGAAACCATTAGGGACAGGGAACAAGATATGTGGGCCTACTAAGGCAAAAGAAAATTCCAATTCAATAATATAAGCTCCGATATATGTCGGAGCTTTTTGTTTATGGCTATTTTTGCCAAATGATGGATTATATTGTTGTGGGCCTTGGATTGGCGGGTGCCGCTTTTTGCGAAACCCTTAGGCGTAATCATAAAAGATTTTGTGTCATAAGCGACCAATCCCAGACATCCTCCAAAGTAGCTGCAGGATTGTCCAATCCCGTAATTTTAAAACGGTTCAACCTGGCTTGGAAGGCCAACGAACTAGTGCCCTTATCCAAAAGTTTTTATGAGGAAATGGAGGAAGAATTGGGTGAAAAATTACTGATTGATCTACCTATTTTGCGAAAATTTAGTTCCATAGAAGAACAAAACCTATGGTTTGAAGCTTCGGATAAGGACTATTTAAATCGATTTTTATACCCACGACTTATTAGAAACACAAACGAGGCATTGAATGCGCCCTATGATTTTGGAAGTTTACAAGGAGCCTATCGACTAAAAACCGAGGCATACTTGAATGGGTTTCAAAAGAAAGTACTTTCGCCGTCTACCTTTCTGCAAGAGTCATTTGATCACGTCTCTTTGAAGGTGATGAACGATGGTGTGGAGTATAAGGGAATCAGGGCCAAGAATGTTGTTTTCGCCGAAGGATATGGTATTAAGCATAACCCATTTTTCAACTATCTTCCTATGCAAGGGTCCAAAGGGGAATATTTAATCGTTGAAAGCCATCAACTACAGGAACAGCGTGCCATTAAGTCCTCCATTTTTGTTATACCCATTGGAAAAAACCTTTATTTGGTTGGGGCGAACTATAATTCCGTTGATAAGGACAATATACCTTCAGAAAGTACCAAGCGGGAGTTGCTATCAAAATTGGAAAGGATAATTAAATGTCCGTATCAAGTGGTTGGACACATTGCAGGTGTTAGACCAACTGTAAAGGACAGAAGACCCTTAATTGGAACGCATCCCATTTATAAGTGCCTTCACGTTTTAAATGGTTTTGGATCCCATGGCGTAATGATCGCACCTTGGGCGGCTACGGAATTGTTCGCATCTTTGGAAACGGGGGCTTCTTTGGAGGATGAGGTATCCGTAGCTAGATATCAAAAATTGTATTACAGTTAAAACTACTGCGCATAAAAGTATCTACAATTTAGGTTATCAGATCTTCTTAGAAATACCGTCGACTTCTTGTCCTTTTTTTTGAACTTTGCAAATCCAAAAAGGGAAACGGTCAATTAGTTAATTTCATTGGTTTCCTGTAGGTTTAAAAACAAAAAAATAGCATGCTAAACATTCATAATTTATCCGTTTCATTTGGCGGGGAATATTTATTTGAGGAAATATCTTTTCGGTTGAATGCCGGTAATAGGGTAGGGCTCGTTGGCAAGAATGGAGCTGGAAAATCCACATTGCTTAAGTTGTTGGCCAAGGATATGTCCATAGATTCCGGGACTATTGCCGTTGAAAAGGACATTAAAATCGGTTTTCTCCGTCAGGATATCGATTTTGAATTGGGCAGGACGGTTTTAGAAGAAGCTTATCAAGCATTTAAGGAGCTAAAGCACTTAGAGGCAAAGATGGATGAAATAAATCATCAATTGGCGGAAAGAACGGATTACGAGAGCGAGGCATACAATCAGCTTATAATCGATTTGAGCGATGTCACTTCCCACTATGAAATATTGGGTGGGTATAACTATCAAGGTGAAACGGAGAAAATTTTACAGGGTTTAGGCTTTAAGAGAGAAGATTTTGACAAGAAGACCGAAACCTTTTCCGGGGGTTGGCGTATGCGCATTGAACTGGCCAAATTATTGTTGCAAAGTAACGATGTACTGCTTTTGGATGAGCCTACCAACCATTTGGATATCGAGTCCATTATTTGGTTCGAACAATTTTTAAACAATTATACAGGAGCGGTCATGATTGTTTCACACGATAAAATGTTCTTGGATAATGTTACCAATAGAACCATTGAAATATCATTGGGTAGGATATATGATTACAATAAACCATATTCCAAGTATTTGGTATTACGCGATGAAATAAGGCAGCAGCAATTAAGTGCACAAAAAAACCAAGATCGTGAAATACAACAAGCGGAACGTTTGATAGAGAAATTCAGGGCCAAATCCACCAAGGCCTCCATGGCCCAATCCCTTATAAAAAAACTCGATAAGATCGAGCGCATTGAAGTGGATGAGGATGACAATAGTGTAATGAGCCTTCGTTTTCCGGTATCCGTTACACCGGGTAAGGTTGTGGTGGAAATGGAGAACCTTACCAAGGCCTATGGGGAAAAAAAGGTCTTGGAAGGCATTAATTTATTGGTTGAGCGCGACAGTAAAACCGCTTTTGTTGGACAAAACGGACAAGGAAAATCCACCTTGGCCAAAATAATTGTAGGGGAACTCGAGCATAAAGGCCATCTTAAGCTAGGGCACAATGTGCAAATTGGCTATTTTGCCCAAAACCAAGCGGAGTACTTGGATGGCGACAAAACCATTTTGGATACGATGATAGATGCCGCCAATGAATCCAACCGAAGCAAGGTTCGAGATATATTGGGCTCCTTTTTGTTTCGGGGAGATGATGTTGAAAAATACGTAAAGGTGCTTTCAGGAGGGGAGCGTAACCGTCTTGCCCTGGCCAAAATGCTATTACAGCCCTTCAATGTACTGGTGATGGATGAGCCAACGAATCATTTGGACATAAAGTCCAAAAACGTGCTGAAACAGGCCTGTTTGAATTTTGAGGGAACACTAATCCTAGTCTCCCATGATAGGGATTTTCTGCAAGGTTTGACAAATAAAGTATATGAGTTTAAGGATAAAAAGATCAAGGAATATTTAGGGGACATCGATTTTTATCTAGAACAGCGAAAAGTCAATGATTTTAGAAGTATAGAAAAACGGGAGGAAAAAAAGCAGGAGAAACCTGTTGAAAAAAAGAATGCCTCCTTTGAAGACCAAAAGCAATTGAAGAGTCTGAAAAATCAGCTCAGCGGATTGGAAAGTGAAATAGCGACACTTGAAAGGGAAATTAAAAAAATAGATCATGATTTATTGATGAATTATGATGCCACGATCGCCAAGCCAAATTTCTTTGATGACTATCAAAATAAAAAGGCAAGATTGGAAAAACATATGGAAAAATGGGAGGCCCTTACATTGGAAATTGAGAGTATCCAATGAATTAAAACATACAGTTTTTGCTGTTTCACAACAACTTA
This genomic interval carries:
- the porN gene encoding type IX secretion system ring subunit PorN/GldN, producing the protein MNWKNVLIMGAVTLLPASMMAQANILNAKKPQEIGVRTEEQKAVDNDAPLEYGYVDDRDILWSKTLWETIDLDERVNFPLYYPTDTMDIGKNRRSLYHVLIKSLKEGKLEAYADSYFTEKRTYNDLAGALQSVDTLDYGYEQMNAGEQVSAEYITRRNITAGEIEEYHIKGMWYFDKRQGELKYRLLGIAPVAPDVNFIDDENPDMVELFWIWYPDAREILHEAKVFNQQNSAQPISFDMLLNARRFNAVIYKEDNVHGDRKVSDYIADNALFQLLEAKRIKETIRDREQDMWAY
- a CDS encoding NAD(P)/FAD-dependent oxidoreductase — protein: MSELFVYGYFCQMMDYIVVGLGLAGAAFCETLRRNHKRFCVISDQSQTSSKVAAGLSNPVILKRFNLAWKANELVPLSKSFYEEMEEELGEKLLIDLPILRKFSSIEEQNLWFEASDKDYLNRFLYPRLIRNTNEALNAPYDFGSLQGAYRLKTEAYLNGFQKKVLSPSTFLQESFDHVSLKVMNDGVEYKGIRAKNVVFAEGYGIKHNPFFNYLPMQGSKGEYLIVESHQLQEQRAIKSSIFVIPIGKNLYLVGANYNSVDKDNIPSESTKRELLSKLERIIKCPYQVVGHIAGVRPTVKDRRPLIGTHPIYKCLHVLNGFGSHGVMIAPWAATELFASLETGASLEDEVSVARYQKLYYS
- a CDS encoding ABC-F family ATP-binding cassette domain-containing protein: MLNIHNLSVSFGGEYLFEEISFRLNAGNRVGLVGKNGAGKSTLLKLLAKDMSIDSGTIAVEKDIKIGFLRQDIDFELGRTVLEEAYQAFKELKHLEAKMDEINHQLAERTDYESEAYNQLIIDLSDVTSHYEILGGYNYQGETEKILQGLGFKREDFDKKTETFSGGWRMRIELAKLLLQSNDVLLLDEPTNHLDIESIIWFEQFLNNYTGAVMIVSHDKMFLDNVTNRTIEISLGRIYDYNKPYSKYLVLRDEIRQQQLSAQKNQDREIQQAERLIEKFRAKSTKASMAQSLIKKLDKIERIEVDEDDNSVMSLRFPVSVTPGKVVVEMENLTKAYGEKKVLEGINLLVERDSKTAFVGQNGQGKSTLAKIIVGELEHKGHLKLGHNVQIGYFAQNQAEYLDGDKTILDTMIDAANESNRSKVRDILGSFLFRGDDVEKYVKVLSGGERNRLALAKMLLQPFNVLVMDEPTNHLDIKSKNVLKQACLNFEGTLILVSHDRDFLQGLTNKVYEFKDKKIKEYLGDIDFYLEQRKVNDFRSIEKREEKKQEKPVEKKNASFEDQKQLKSLKNQLSGLESEIATLEREIKKIDHDLLMNYDATIAKPNFFDDYQNKKARLEKHMEKWEALTLEIESIQ